The following proteins come from a genomic window of Vitis riparia cultivar Riparia Gloire de Montpellier isolate 1030 unplaced genomic scaffold, EGFV_Vit.rip_1.0 scaffold826_pilon_pilon, whole genome shotgun sequence:
- the LOC117910735 gene encoding putative disease resistance protein RGA3, with amino-acid sequence MFVAEAAMSSIFDVVLEKLVAAPLLEYARSQNVEATLQKWKRILLHIEAVLTDAEQKQIRDRAVKLWLDDLKSLAYDMEDVLDEFNTEANRQILIHGPQASTSQVHKLIPTCFAACHPTSVIFNAKVGGKIKKITRELDAVAKRKHDFHLREGVGGLSFEMEERLQTTSLVDESSIYGRDAKKEAIIQFLLSEKASRDNGDNGVSVVPIVGMGGVGKTTLAQIIYNDKRVESHFDTRIWVCVSDRFDVTGITKAILESVTHSSTDSKNLESLQNSLKNGLNGKRFFLVLDDVWNEKPQNWDALKAPFRAGAQGSMIVVTTRNEDVASIMRTTASSHHLDVLSYEECRLLFAKHAFAHMNTNIRQKLEPIGEKIVRKCRGLPLAAKSLGSLLHTKQDENAWNEVLNNDIWDLPIAQRL; translated from the exons ATGTTTGTGGCGGAGGCGGCTATGTCTTCCATCTTTGATGTGGTGCTTGAGAAGTTGGTGGCTGCCCCTTTGTTGGAGTATGCACGCAGTCAGAATGTTGAGGCCACTCTCCAAAAATGGAAGAGGATTTTGTTACATATTGAAGCTGTGCTGACTGATGCTGAGCAGAAGCAGATAAGGGACAGAGCTGTTAAGCTTTGGTTGGATGATCTCAAATCTTTGGCTTACGACATGGAAGATGTTCTGGACGAGTTCAACACTGAAGCTAATCGGCAGATCCTGATACATGGACCCCAAGCTAGCACCAGTCAGGTACACAAGCTCATCCCAACTTGTTTTGCTGCTTGTCATCCTACATCCGTCATATTTAATGCAAAGGTTGGTggaaagataaagaaaattacaaggGAGTTGGATGCTGTTGCAAAACGAAAGCATGACTTTCATTTAAGGGAGGGTGTTGGAGGGTTGTCGTTTGAGATGGAAGAAAGGTTACAAACCACTTCCTTGGTAGATGAGTCTAGCATTTATGGTAGGGATGCTAAGAAGGAGGCTATCATTCAATTTCTCTTATCCGAGAAAGCCTCCAGGGATAATGGTGATAATGGAGTTTCTGTAGTTCCCATCGTAGGTATGGGTGGGGTTGGTAAAACAACCCTGGCTCAAATTATCTACAATGATAAGAGGGTGGAGAGCCACTTTGATACCAGGATTTGGGTTTGTGTATCGGATCGATTTGATGTGACAGGGATAACCAAAGCAATTCTAGAGTCCGTCACTCATAGTTCAACTGATTCTAAGAACTTAGAATCATTACAAAATAGCCTGAAGAATGGATTGAATGGGAAAAGATTCTTCCTCGTTCTAGATGATGTGTGGAACGAGAAGCCCCAAAACTGGGATGCCTTAAAGGCTCCTTTTAGGGCTGGTGCACAAGGCAGTATGATCGTAGTAACAACTCGTAATGAAGATGTTGCATCGATTATGCGCACTACTGCCTCTTCTCATCACCTTGATGTGCTATCCTATGAAGAGTGTCGGCTATTATTTGCAAAACACGCCTTTGCACATATGAATACAAACATCCGCCAAAAGTTGGAACCAATTGGTGAGAAGATAGTAAGAAAATGCAGAGGCTTGCCTTTGGCTGCAAAGTCGCTTGGAAGTCTATTACACACTAAACAAGATGAAAATGCTTGGAATGAAGTACTGAATAATGACATATGGGATTTGCCAATTGCACAAA gactataa
- the LOC117910731 gene encoding putative disease resistance protein At3g14460 isoform X1: MAEGLLGGSNGEKIIEDFGNTCFENLLSRSFFQRSIDDESLFMMHDLIHDLAQFVSGKFCSWLDDGKKNQISKQTRHSSYIIAKEFELSMKFNPFYEAHNLRTFLPVHTGHQSRRIFLSKKISNLLLPTLKCLRVLSLAHYHIVELPRSIGTLKHLRYLDLSRTSIRRLPESITNLFNLQTLMLSNCHSLTRLPTKMGKLINLRHLDISDTSLKEMPMGMEGLKRLRTLTAFAVGEDRGAKIKELRDMSHLGGRLCISKLQNVVDAMDVFEANLKGKERLDELVMQWDGDATARDLQKETTVLEKLQPHNNLKELTIEHYCGEKFPNWLGEHSFTNMVSMQLHDCKNCSSLPSLGQLGSLKELSIMRIDGVQKVGQEFYGNIGSSSFKPFEALEILRFEKMLEWEEWVCREIEFPCLKELYIKICPKLKKDLPKHLPKLTKLEIRECKQLVCCLPMAPSIRELMLVECDDVVVRSAGSLTSLASLDIRNVCKIPDELGQLNSLVKLSVYRCPELKEMPPILHNLTSLKHLDIRFCDSLLSCSEMGLPPMLERLQIVHCPILKSLSEGMIQNNTTLQQLYISCCKKLELSLPEDMTHNHYAFLTQLNIFEICDSLTSFPLAFFTKLEYLHITNCGNLESLYIPDGLHHVELTSLQSLEISNCPNLVSFPRGGLPTPNLRRLSIESCKKLKSLPQGMHALLTSLEYLHISSCPEIDSFPEGGLPTNLSDLHIGNCNKLLACRMEWGLQTLPFLRTLEIEGYEKERFPEERFLPSTLTFLQIRGFPNLKSLDNKGLQHLTSLETLEIWKCGKLKSFPKQGLPSSLSRLYIRRCPLLKKRCQRDEGKEWPNISHIPCIVFDRYDKKNKEVILS, translated from the coding sequence ATGGCAGAAGGCTTATTAGGTGGCTCTAACGGGGAGAAAATTATAGAAGATTTTGGTAACACATGCTTTGAAAATTTACTTTCAAGATCTTTTTTCCAACGATCCATTGATGATGAATCACTATTTATGATGCATGATTTAATTCATGATTTAGCACAATTTGTATCGGGGAAATTTTGTTCTTGGTTGGAtgatggaaagaaaaatcaaatttctaagCAGACCAGACATTCTTCTTATATTATTGCAAAGGAATTTGAACTCTCCATGAAATTTAATCCATTTTATGAAGCTCATAATTTGCGGACCTTTCTTCCTGTACATACAGGTCATCAATCTCGTCGTATCTTTTTAAGCAAGAAGATCTCAAATCTTTTATTGCCAACACTGAAATGCTTACGGGTTCTCTCTTTAGCTCATTATCATATTGTGGAGTTGCCTCGCTCAATTGGAACTTTGAAACACCTACGCTACTTAGATCTTTCTCGTACTTCAATTAGAAGGCTCCCTGAATCAATaaccaaccttttcaacttGCAGACATTGATGTTGTCAAATTGTCATTCTCTTACTCGTTTGCCCACAAAAATGGGGAAACTAATCAACTTGCGTCATCTTGATATTAGTGACACTAGCTTAAAGGAGATGCCAATGGGAATGGAAGGGTTGAAACGTCTTCGAACATTGACTGCTTTTGCTGTTGGTGAGGATAGAGGGGCAAAAATTAAAGAGTTGAGGGACATGTCACACCTTGGTGGCAGACTTTGCATTTCCAAGTTGCAGAATGTGGTGGATGCTATGGATGTCTTCGAGGCTAATTTGAAAGGCAAGGAGCGTCTTGATGAGTTAGTAATGCAGTGGGATGGCGATGCTACTGCTCGTGATTTGCAGAAGGAAACAACTGTGCTTGAAAAGCTACAACCTCATAACAATTTGAAAGAGCTGACCATCGAGCACTATTGTGGTGAAAAATTTCCTAACTGGTTAGGCGAACATTCATTTACTAATATGGTGTCCATGCAACTCCACGATTGTAAAAATTGCTCATCCTTGCCATCGCTAGGGCAACTTGGATCTCTCAAGGAGCTCTCTATTATGAGGATTGATGGAGTGCAGAAGGTGGGACAAGAGTTCTATGGGAATATTGGGTCTTCTTCGTTTAAGCCATTTGAAGCCCTAGAGATTCTGAGGTTTGAAAAGATGTTAGAGTGGGAGGAATGGGTTTGTCGTGAAATTGAATTCCCTTGTTTGAAGGAGCTTTATATCAAGATATGTCCAAAGCTGAAAAAGGATTTACCCAAACACCTTcctaaattaacaaaacttgaGATTAGAGAATGCAAGCAGCTGGTGTGCTGTCTTCCAATGGCTCCCTCCATTCGTGAATTGATGTTGGTGGAATGTGATGATGTGGTCGTTAGGAGTGCGGGCAGTCTCACCTCATTGGCTTCCTTGGATATACGCAATGTTTGTAAAATACCAGATGAATTAGGACAACTGAATTCTCTTGTAAAGTTGTCTGTGTATCGTTGTCCCGAGCTAAAGGAAATGCCACCCATTCTTCACAACTTGACATCTCTTAAACACTTGGATATCCGGTTCTGTGACAGTCTTTTGTCTTGTTCGGAGATGGGGCTACCACCAATGCTTGAAAGGCTTCAAATTGTTCACTGTCCCATTCTGAAGTCCCTATCAGAGGGAATGATACAAAATAATACTACTCTCCAACAATTGTACATCTCGTGCTGTAAAAAATTGGAGTTATCATTGCCTGAGGATATGACGCACAACCACTACGCTTTCCTTActcaattaaatatatttgaaatttgtgaTTCTCTCACGTCCTTTCCTTTAGCTTTCTTCACAAAGCTTGAGTATCTTCATATCACAAATTGTGGAAATCTGGAGTCCCTTTACATTCCAGATGGACTTCACCACGTGGAACTCACATCTCTCCAGTCATTGGAAATATCTAATTGCCCTAATCTGGTATCTTTTCCACGAGGAGGATTGCCCACTCCCAATTTAAGAAGGCTTTCGATAGAGAGTTGCAAGAAGCTCAAGTCACTGCCCCAAGGGATGCACGCCCTCCTTACATCCCTTGAATATTTGCATATATCTAGTTGTccagaaattgattcatttccAGAAGGAGGTTTGCCCACTAATTTATCTGACCTTCACATCGGGAATTGCAACAAACTCTTGGCTTGTCGGATGGAGTGGGGCTTGCAAACGCTACCCTTTCTTAGAACGTTGGAGATTGAAGGAtatgagaaagaaagatttcCCGAGGAGCGATTTCTGCCCTCCACTCTCACCTTCCTTCAAATTAGGGGTTTTCCAAATCTGAAATCCCTGGACAATAAGGGGCTTCAGCACCTCACCTCTCTTGAAACCCTGGAGATTTGGAAATGTGGAAAGCTCAAGTCCTTCCCAAAACAAGGGCTGCCCTCCTCCCTTTCTCGTCTTTATATTAGAAGGTGTCCTCTGCTGAAGAAACGGTGCCAAAGGGATGAAGGGAAAGAATGGCCCAACATTTCTCACATCCCCTGCATAGTGTTCGACAGATAcgataagaaaaataaggagGTGATCTTATCATGA
- the LOC117910731 gene encoding putative disease resistance protein At3g14460 isoform X2: MLSNCHSLTRLPTKMGKLINLRHLDISDTSLKEMPMGMEGLKRLRTLTAFAVGEDRGAKIKELRDMSHLGGRLCISKLQNVVDAMDVFEANLKGKERLDELVMQWDGDATARDLQKETTVLEKLQPHNNLKELTIEHYCGEKFPNWLGEHSFTNMVSMQLHDCKNCSSLPSLGQLGSLKELSIMRIDGVQKVGQEFYGNIGSSSFKPFEALEILRFEKMLEWEEWVCREIEFPCLKELYIKICPKLKKDLPKHLPKLTKLEIRECKQLVCCLPMAPSIRELMLVECDDVVVRSAGSLTSLASLDIRNVCKIPDELGQLNSLVKLSVYRCPELKEMPPILHNLTSLKHLDIRFCDSLLSCSEMGLPPMLERLQIVHCPILKSLSEGMIQNNTTLQQLYISCCKKLELSLPEDMTHNHYAFLTQLNIFEICDSLTSFPLAFFTKLEYLHITNCGNLESLYIPDGLHHVELTSLQSLEISNCPNLVSFPRGGLPTPNLRRLSIESCKKLKSLPQGMHALLTSLEYLHISSCPEIDSFPEGGLPTNLSDLHIGNCNKLLACRMEWGLQTLPFLRTLEIEGYEKERFPEERFLPSTLTFLQIRGFPNLKSLDNKGLQHLTSLETLEIWKCGKLKSFPKQGLPSSLSRLYIRRCPLLKKRCQRDEGKEWPNISHIPCIVFDRYDKKNKEVILS, from the coding sequence ATGTTGTCAAATTGTCATTCTCTTACTCGTTTGCCCACAAAAATGGGGAAACTAATCAACTTGCGTCATCTTGATATTAGTGACACTAGCTTAAAGGAGATGCCAATGGGAATGGAAGGGTTGAAACGTCTTCGAACATTGACTGCTTTTGCTGTTGGTGAGGATAGAGGGGCAAAAATTAAAGAGTTGAGGGACATGTCACACCTTGGTGGCAGACTTTGCATTTCCAAGTTGCAGAATGTGGTGGATGCTATGGATGTCTTCGAGGCTAATTTGAAAGGCAAGGAGCGTCTTGATGAGTTAGTAATGCAGTGGGATGGCGATGCTACTGCTCGTGATTTGCAGAAGGAAACAACTGTGCTTGAAAAGCTACAACCTCATAACAATTTGAAAGAGCTGACCATCGAGCACTATTGTGGTGAAAAATTTCCTAACTGGTTAGGCGAACATTCATTTACTAATATGGTGTCCATGCAACTCCACGATTGTAAAAATTGCTCATCCTTGCCATCGCTAGGGCAACTTGGATCTCTCAAGGAGCTCTCTATTATGAGGATTGATGGAGTGCAGAAGGTGGGACAAGAGTTCTATGGGAATATTGGGTCTTCTTCGTTTAAGCCATTTGAAGCCCTAGAGATTCTGAGGTTTGAAAAGATGTTAGAGTGGGAGGAATGGGTTTGTCGTGAAATTGAATTCCCTTGTTTGAAGGAGCTTTATATCAAGATATGTCCAAAGCTGAAAAAGGATTTACCCAAACACCTTcctaaattaacaaaacttgaGATTAGAGAATGCAAGCAGCTGGTGTGCTGTCTTCCAATGGCTCCCTCCATTCGTGAATTGATGTTGGTGGAATGTGATGATGTGGTCGTTAGGAGTGCGGGCAGTCTCACCTCATTGGCTTCCTTGGATATACGCAATGTTTGTAAAATACCAGATGAATTAGGACAACTGAATTCTCTTGTAAAGTTGTCTGTGTATCGTTGTCCCGAGCTAAAGGAAATGCCACCCATTCTTCACAACTTGACATCTCTTAAACACTTGGATATCCGGTTCTGTGACAGTCTTTTGTCTTGTTCGGAGATGGGGCTACCACCAATGCTTGAAAGGCTTCAAATTGTTCACTGTCCCATTCTGAAGTCCCTATCAGAGGGAATGATACAAAATAATACTACTCTCCAACAATTGTACATCTCGTGCTGTAAAAAATTGGAGTTATCATTGCCTGAGGATATGACGCACAACCACTACGCTTTCCTTActcaattaaatatatttgaaatttgtgaTTCTCTCACGTCCTTTCCTTTAGCTTTCTTCACAAAGCTTGAGTATCTTCATATCACAAATTGTGGAAATCTGGAGTCCCTTTACATTCCAGATGGACTTCACCACGTGGAACTCACATCTCTCCAGTCATTGGAAATATCTAATTGCCCTAATCTGGTATCTTTTCCACGAGGAGGATTGCCCACTCCCAATTTAAGAAGGCTTTCGATAGAGAGTTGCAAGAAGCTCAAGTCACTGCCCCAAGGGATGCACGCCCTCCTTACATCCCTTGAATATTTGCATATATCTAGTTGTccagaaattgattcatttccAGAAGGAGGTTTGCCCACTAATTTATCTGACCTTCACATCGGGAATTGCAACAAACTCTTGGCTTGTCGGATGGAGTGGGGCTTGCAAACGCTACCCTTTCTTAGAACGTTGGAGATTGAAGGAtatgagaaagaaagatttcCCGAGGAGCGATTTCTGCCCTCCACTCTCACCTTCCTTCAAATTAGGGGTTTTCCAAATCTGAAATCCCTGGACAATAAGGGGCTTCAGCACCTCACCTCTCTTGAAACCCTGGAGATTTGGAAATGTGGAAAGCTCAAGTCCTTCCCAAAACAAGGGCTGCCCTCCTCCCTTTCTCGTCTTTATATTAGAAGGTGTCCTCTGCTGAAGAAACGGTGCCAAAGGGATGAAGGGAAAGAATGGCCCAACATTTCTCACATCCCCTGCATAGTGTTCGACAGATAcgataagaaaaataaggagGTGATCTTATCATGA